A DNA window from Solanum lycopersicum chromosome 3, SLM_r2.1 contains the following coding sequences:
- the LOC101251561 gene encoding uncharacterized protein — MNAQLNFTPDFIQENAAGSDSDSNPDDSPEYYEPISSTADDDDVHISDQIPDHVQSSDDEECDESSNFHRLPNGYVNCVENGISSLDLSDEDGEYKSEVEEEEERIRAASDTAVRRAFREDESRRNTPLTTENARRVMEAMRRISFGGVAPDWTSQVPEDQWIDHLQRLRSPPATTSTN; from the exons ATGAACGCTCAGTTGAATTTCACACCGGATTTCATTCAAG AGAACGCCGCCGGAAGTGATTCCGACTCGAACCCCGATGATTCGCCGGAATATTACGAGCCAATCTCTTCCACCGCTGATGACGACGATGTACACATCTCCGATCAGATTCCAGATCATGTTCAGAGCTCGGATGATGAAGAGTGCGACGAATCTAGTAACTTTCATCGCCTCCCTAATGGCTATGTGAATTGTGTAGAAAACGGGATATCATCACTGGATCTAAGTGACGAGGATGGTGAATATAAGAGTGAGGTTGAAGAAGAGGAGGAGAGGATAAGAGCGGCGTCTGATACTGCTGTACGGAGAGCATTCAGAGAGGATGAGAGCCGTCGCAACACTCCATTGACGACGGAGAATGCAAGGAGAGTAATGGAAGCCATGCGTAGGATTTCTTTTGGTGGAGTGGCTCCTGATTGGACCAGCCAAGTTCCGGAGGATCAGTGGATCGATCATCTACAAAGATTGAGAAGTCCACCTGCTACTACCTCGACGAACTGA
- the LOC101252064 gene encoding probable arabinose 5-phosphate isomerase — protein MGSLPPPYREFFNNSSSKQDSIDPDQLLKLFKAQQNYLNHFFQNLDLSQTLNFTQTLLNAKGSIYFTGVGKSGFVSQKISQTLVSLGIKSGFLSPVDALHGDIGILDPQDVLVMFSKSGNTEELLKLVPCAKAKRVFLISVTSVKPNSLMGVCDLNVHLPLERELCPFDLAPVTSTAIQMVFGDTVAIALMAARNLSREEYAANHPAGRIGKSLIFKVRDVMKKKEDLPICKEGDLIMDQLVELTSKGCGCLLVIDEEFHLLGTFTDGDLRRTLKASGEGIFKLTVGEMCNRKPRTIGPDAMAADAMQKMESPPSPVQFLPVIDQDNVLIGIVTLHGLVSAGL, from the exons ATGGGGTCTCTTCCACCACCATATCGGGAATTCTTTAATAACTCCTCCTCAAAGCAAGATTCAATTGACCCAGATCAGCTTCTTAAGCTCTTCAAAGCCCAGCAGAATTATCTCAatcatttctttcaaaatcttGATCTTTCTCAAACTCTTAATTTTACCCAAACTCTACTTAATGCCAAAGGTTCCATTTACTTTACTGGTGTGGGGAAATCTGGGTTTGTTTCCCAGAAAATATCACAGACCCTTGTTTCTCTCGGTATTAAATCTGGGTTTTTATCCCCTGTTGATGCCCTTCATGGAGACATTGGCATTTTGGATCCGCAAGATGTTTTGGTTATGTTTAGCAAGAGTGGGAATACGGAAGAATTGTTAAAGCTTGTGCCTTGTGCAAAGGCGAAACGGGTCTTTTTGATTTCGGTTACTTCGGTAAAGCCTAATTCTTTGATGGGTGTGTGTGATCTGAATGTGCATTTGCCTTTAGAGAGAGAATTGTGCCCTTTTGATTTGGCACCTGTGACGTCTACCGCTATTCAGATGGTTTTTGGAGATACGGTGGCGATTGCTTTAATGGCGGCGAGGAATTTGAGCCGGGAGGAGTATGCTGCCAACCACCCTGCTGGGAGGATCGGGAAAAGTTTGATCTTCAAG GTTAGAGAtgtgatgaagaagaaagaagatcttCCAATTTGCAAGGAAGGAGATCTTATTATGGATCAACTTGTAGAGCTGACAAGCAAAGGATGCGGGTGCCTCCTTGTTATTGATGAGGAGTTTCATCTGCTAGGCACATTCACCGATGGTGATTTACGTCGGACATTGAAAGCCAGCGGGGAAGGAATCTTCAAGCTTACAGTTGGAGAAATGTGTAACAG GAAACCAAGGACAATTGGTCCAGATGCTATGGCAGCTGATGCAATGCAGAAGATGGAATCTCCACCATCTCCAGTCCAGTTCTTGCCAGTTATTGATCAAGATAATGTCTTGATTGGTATTGTTACCTTACATGGACTGGTCTCAGCAGGCTTGTGA
- the LOC101252371 gene encoding uncharacterized protein isoform X2 — protein MANPISVDVILEYLRKNKLTRAEAAFRGELNDHPDLNGVLQKLTIEDKELSQSTEGTSRGKATSETPVTTLRNSEEVYKETSSRSSGEISKELIVKEIECGTGRNGADCNWKNVQEQKKVNESAGTSDKNFSFANSSEDTIDLYSWKYPPVNSPVTYQHDGGATIDLSSLVHSGKSKFNSSEVFDSGKAHAKCEEDVSFSGEKRTSWPGSTSKDTVEPKHDIGRNVDLKEVDQQIKLSGTCSKDVIINHPWSKSDEFTHLSSESWRDCTVKTVFPFPKGDVSTSYDHDIGSTDRKEGKRKTEVSDVRAAIKEQVDEVGRALYLGKTQGSEPKEFSGLGFSFVSESQKEGFPRLPPVRLKSEEKSFSIPWEEKFERDGPASKTNNADNAFFIGSFLDVPIGQDLTSSGGKRPAGGSWLSVSQGIAEDTSDLVSGFATVGDGLSESIDYPNEYWDSDEYDDDDDVGYTRQPIEDETWFLAHEIDYPSDNEKGTGHGSVPDPQREQNREEDDEQSFAEEDSCFSVSEMYRRNDQSNLIAQYDGQLMDEEELNLMRAEPVWQGFVTQTNELVMLGDGKVLNECGRPRPDDICMDDDQHGSVRSIGVGINSDTADFGSEVRESLIGGSSEGDLEYFHDHDTSIGGSRHLPPISDKPYSERSKREKKAAKHSSDKFVTVADKGSYVQKMNHLDGGFSFPPPRDGELVQTSSSKSLWSNKCNTVVSDEADDSLMASDDMLAPWRRKSSESSPVKSSRDESNAHVAGSENSSPSSLSNYGYAEREHVKKEETKIASAREEDVGASLEDEEATAVQEQVRQIKAQEEEFETFDLKIVHRKNRTGFEEDKNFHVVLNSVLAGRYQVTEYLGSAAFSKAIQAHDLHTGMDVCVKIIKNNKDFFDQSLDEIKLLKYVNKHDPADKYHLLRLYDYFYYREHLLIVCELLKANLYEFHKFNRESGGEVYFTMPRLQSITIQCLEALQFLHGLGLIHCDLKPENILVKSYSRCEVKVIDLGSSCFETDHLCSYVQSRSYRAPEVILGLPYDKKIDIWSLGCILAELCTGNVLFQNDSPATLLARVIGIIGPIDQDLLVKGRDTYKYFTKNHMLYERNQETNRLECLIPKKTSLRHRLPMGDQGFIDFVAHLLEVNPKKRPSALEALKHPWLSYPYEPISS, from the exons ATGGCGAACCCTATCTCAGTAGATGTAATACTGGAATACTTGcggaaaaataaattaactaggGCCGAGGCTGCTTTCCGGGGCGAACTGAATGATCACCCTGATCTGAATGGCGTTCTTCAGAAGCTTACTATTGAGGACAAAGAGTTGAGTCAATCAACAGAAGGAACAAGTAGGGGCAAAGCAACGTCAGAGACTCCGGTGACAACTTTACGGAACAGTGAGGAAGTTTACAAGGAGACAAGTTCGAGGAGCAGTGGGGAAATATCTAAGGAGCTTATTGTTAAGGAGATAGAGTGTGGTACCGGGAGAAATGGTGCAGACTGCAACTGGAAAAATGTCCAAGAGCAGAAGAAAGTTAATGAATCCGCTGGAACAAGTGACAAAAACTTCAGTTTTGCGAACAGTTCGGAGGATACTATTGATCTGTATTCGTGGAAATACCCTCCTGTTAACAGTCCGGTTACTTATCAGCATGATGGTGGAGCTACCATTGACCTCTCCAGTTTGGTGCACTCTGGGAAGTCTAAGTTCAATTCTTCTGAAGTCTTTGATAGTGGTAAGGCTCATGCAAAATGTGAGGAAGATGTCAGTTTTTCAGGTGAAAAGAGAACTTCTTGGCCCGGAAGTACTAGCAAAGACACTGTAGAGCCAAAGCACGACATTGGTCGAAATGTTGATCTCAAGGAGGTTGATCAGCAAATTAAGCTAAGTGGGACATGCTCCAAAGATGTAATAATTAATCATCCTTGGTCTAAAAGTGATGAATTTACACACCTTTCTTCTGAGTCTTGGAGAGACTGCACAGTTAAAACTGTTTTCCCGTTTCCCAAAGGAGATGTCTCGACAAGTTATGATCATGACATTGGTAGTACTGACAGGAAAGAAGGAAAACGAAAAACAGAGGTGAGTGATGTTAGGGCAGCAATAAAAGAACAAGTGGATGAGGTGGGAAGAGCTTTGTATCTTGGGAAGACACAAGGAAGTGAACCAAAAGAATTCAGCGGCCTAGGCTTTTCATTTGTTTCTGAAAGTCAGAAAGAAGGATTCCCTAGGTTGCCACCTGTTAGATTGAAGTCAGAAGAGAAGTCCTTCAGTATTCCTTGGGAGGAAAAGTTTGAACGAGATGGACCTGCCTCAAAGACTAATAATGCTGACAATGCATTTTTCATTGGTTCATTTCTTGATGTTCCCATCGGACAAGATCTTACCAGTTCAG GTGGAAAAAGGCCTGCAGGAGGTAGTTGGCTCTCTGTAAGTCAAGGCATTGCTGAGGACACTTCTGATCTGGTTTCTGGTTTTGCAACAGTTGGTGATGGACTGAGTGAATCTATTGATTACCCCAACGAATATTGGGACTCCGATGAgtatgatgacgacgatgatgttGGCTACACAAGACAACCTATTGAGGACGAGACATGGTTTTTAGCTCATGAAATTGATTACCCCAGTGATAATGAGAAGGGAACAGGGCATGGGAGTGTTCCAGATCCTCAAAGAGAGCAAAACcgagaagaagatgatgaacaATCTTTTGCAGAAGAGGATTCCTGCTTCTCAG TGTCTGAAATGTACAGGAGAAATGATCAGAGCAACTTGATTGCCCAATATGATGGCCAgttgatggatgaagaagaacTAAATTTGATGCGTGCCGAGCCAGTTTGGCAGGGCTTTGTTACTCAAACAAATGAACTTGTCATGTTGGGGGATGGTAAAGTCCTGAATGAGTGTGGAAGGCCTCGGCCGGATGATATTTGCATGGACGATGACCAACACGGTTCAGTTCGGTCTATTGGTGTGGGGATTAACAGTGATACTGCTGATTTTGGAAGCGAAGTGCGTGAAAGTTTGATTGGAGGGAGTAGTGAGGGGGACCTAGAGTACTTCCATGATCATGATACCAGTATTGGTGGGTCCAGACACCTACCACCCATTTCAGATAAGCCTTATTCAGAGAGAtcaaagagagaaaagaaagcAGCTAAACATAGTTCTGACAAGTTTGTTACTGTGGCTGACAAAGGAAGCTATGTGCAGAAAATGAATCACTTGGATGGAGGATTCTCATTTCCCCCTCCTAGAGATGGAGAGTTAGTTCAGACAAGCTCGAGTAAGTCTTTATGGTCAAACAAGTGCAACACTGTTGTCAGTGATGAAGCTGATGATTCTCTGATGGCAAGTGATGACATGCTTGCTCCGTGGAGACGCAAAAGCAGCGAGTCTTCACCTGTCAAGAGCTCAAGAGATGAAAGCAATGCACACGTCGCAGGATCAGAAAATTCTAGCCCTTCTTCTCTTTCAAACTATGGCTATGCTGAACGGGAGCatgtgaagaaagaagagaCAAAAATAGCCAGTGCAAGAGAAGAAGACGTAGGGGCGTCACTGGAGGATGAGGAAGCAACAGCCGTACAGGAGCAAGTAAGGCAGATCAAGGCACAGGAGGAGGAATTCGAAACCTTTGATCTAAAGATTGTGCATAGGAAAAACAG AACTGGCTTTGAGGAGGACAAGAATTTCCATGTCGTTTTAAATTCAGTTTTAGCCGGGCGATATCAAGTTACTGAGTATCTTGGATCTGCTGCATTTAGTAAAGCTATCCAAGCTCACGATCTTCACACTGGCATGGATGTTTGTGTAAAGATCATAAAGAACAATAAAGATTTCTTTGACCAGAGCCTTGATGAAATAAAGCTTCTCAAGTATGTCAACAAGCATGATCCCGCTGACAAGTACCATTTACTTCGGTTGTATGATTACTTCTATTATCGA GAACATTTGTTAATTGTATGTGAGCTCCTTAAAGCAAATCTTTACGAGTTCCATAAATTTAATAGAGAATCTGGAGGAGAAGTCTACTTTACCATGCCAAGACTGCAG TCAATCACTATACAATGTTTGGAGGCTCTTCAGTTTTTGCATGGCCTTGGGCTTATACATTGTGACTTGAAACCTGAGAACATATTGGTGAAAAGCTACAGTAGATGTGAAGTGAAGGTGATTGATCTAGGAAGCAGTTGTTTCGAAACCGATCATCTTTGTTCTTATGTCCAATCTAGATCCTACCGCGCACCTGAAGTTATTTTGGGACTTCCATATGATAAGAAGATCGATATCTGGTCACTTGGCTGCATCCTAGCAGAACTTTGCACGGGAAAT GTGCTTTTTCAAAATGACTCTCCTGCCACATTACTTGCTAGGGTGATTGGTATTATAGGTCCCATTGACCAAGATTTGCTTGTTAAAGGACGAGATACTTATAAgtacttcaccaaaaatcataTGCTGTATGAACGAAATCAG gAAACAAACAGATTGGAATGCTTGATACCCAAAAAGACATCCTTGAGACATCGTTTACCAATGGGGGATCAAGGATTTATAGACTTTGTGGCTCATCTCCTTGAAGTAAACCCAAAGAAGCGTCCATCTGCCTTGGAGGCTTTAAAACATCCATGGCTGTCATATCCATACGAACCAATATCATCTTGA
- the LOC101252371 gene encoding uncharacterized protein isoform X1: MANPISVDVILEYLRKNKLTRAEAAFRGELNDHPDLNGVLQKLTIEDKELSQSTEGTSRGKATSETPVTTLRNSEEVYKETSSRSSGEISKELIVKEIECGTGRNGADCNWKNVQEQKKVNESAGTSDKNFSFANSSEDTIDLYSWKYPPVNSPVTYQHDGGATIDLSSLVHSGKSKFNSSEVFDSGKAHAKCEEDVSFSGEKRTSWPGSTSKDTVEPKHDIGRNVDLKEVDQQIKLSGTCSKDVIINHPWSKSDEFTHLSSESWRDCTVKTVFPFPKGDVSTSYDHDIGSTDRKEGKRKTEVSDVRAAIKEQVDEVGRALYLGKTQGSEPKEFSGLGFSFVSESQKEGFPRLPPVRLKSEEKSFSIPWEEKFERDGPASKTNNADNAFFIGSFLDVPIGQDLTSSGGKRPAGGSWLSVSQGIAEDTSDLVSGFATVGDGLSESIDYPNEYWDSDEYDDDDDVGYTRQPIEDETWFLAHEIDYPSDNEKGTGHGSVPDPQREQNREEDDEQSFAEEDSCFSGERYFQSKNVGPVRPADDHIGLSVSEMYRRNDQSNLIAQYDGQLMDEEELNLMRAEPVWQGFVTQTNELVMLGDGKVLNECGRPRPDDICMDDDQHGSVRSIGVGINSDTADFGSEVRESLIGGSSEGDLEYFHDHDTSIGGSRHLPPISDKPYSERSKREKKAAKHSSDKFVTVADKGSYVQKMNHLDGGFSFPPPRDGELVQTSSSKSLWSNKCNTVVSDEADDSLMASDDMLAPWRRKSSESSPVKSSRDESNAHVAGSENSSPSSLSNYGYAEREHVKKEETKIASAREEDVGASLEDEEATAVQEQVRQIKAQEEEFETFDLKIVHRKNRTGFEEDKNFHVVLNSVLAGRYQVTEYLGSAAFSKAIQAHDLHTGMDVCVKIIKNNKDFFDQSLDEIKLLKYVNKHDPADKYHLLRLYDYFYYREHLLIVCELLKANLYEFHKFNRESGGEVYFTMPRLQSITIQCLEALQFLHGLGLIHCDLKPENILVKSYSRCEVKVIDLGSSCFETDHLCSYVQSRSYRAPEVILGLPYDKKIDIWSLGCILAELCTGNVLFQNDSPATLLARVIGIIGPIDQDLLVKGRDTYKYFTKNHMLYERNQETNRLECLIPKKTSLRHRLPMGDQGFIDFVAHLLEVNPKKRPSALEALKHPWLSYPYEPISS, encoded by the exons ATGGCGAACCCTATCTCAGTAGATGTAATACTGGAATACTTGcggaaaaataaattaactaggGCCGAGGCTGCTTTCCGGGGCGAACTGAATGATCACCCTGATCTGAATGGCGTTCTTCAGAAGCTTACTATTGAGGACAAAGAGTTGAGTCAATCAACAGAAGGAACAAGTAGGGGCAAAGCAACGTCAGAGACTCCGGTGACAACTTTACGGAACAGTGAGGAAGTTTACAAGGAGACAAGTTCGAGGAGCAGTGGGGAAATATCTAAGGAGCTTATTGTTAAGGAGATAGAGTGTGGTACCGGGAGAAATGGTGCAGACTGCAACTGGAAAAATGTCCAAGAGCAGAAGAAAGTTAATGAATCCGCTGGAACAAGTGACAAAAACTTCAGTTTTGCGAACAGTTCGGAGGATACTATTGATCTGTATTCGTGGAAATACCCTCCTGTTAACAGTCCGGTTACTTATCAGCATGATGGTGGAGCTACCATTGACCTCTCCAGTTTGGTGCACTCTGGGAAGTCTAAGTTCAATTCTTCTGAAGTCTTTGATAGTGGTAAGGCTCATGCAAAATGTGAGGAAGATGTCAGTTTTTCAGGTGAAAAGAGAACTTCTTGGCCCGGAAGTACTAGCAAAGACACTGTAGAGCCAAAGCACGACATTGGTCGAAATGTTGATCTCAAGGAGGTTGATCAGCAAATTAAGCTAAGTGGGACATGCTCCAAAGATGTAATAATTAATCATCCTTGGTCTAAAAGTGATGAATTTACACACCTTTCTTCTGAGTCTTGGAGAGACTGCACAGTTAAAACTGTTTTCCCGTTTCCCAAAGGAGATGTCTCGACAAGTTATGATCATGACATTGGTAGTACTGACAGGAAAGAAGGAAAACGAAAAACAGAGGTGAGTGATGTTAGGGCAGCAATAAAAGAACAAGTGGATGAGGTGGGAAGAGCTTTGTATCTTGGGAAGACACAAGGAAGTGAACCAAAAGAATTCAGCGGCCTAGGCTTTTCATTTGTTTCTGAAAGTCAGAAAGAAGGATTCCCTAGGTTGCCACCTGTTAGATTGAAGTCAGAAGAGAAGTCCTTCAGTATTCCTTGGGAGGAAAAGTTTGAACGAGATGGACCTGCCTCAAAGACTAATAATGCTGACAATGCATTTTTCATTGGTTCATTTCTTGATGTTCCCATCGGACAAGATCTTACCAGTTCAG GTGGAAAAAGGCCTGCAGGAGGTAGTTGGCTCTCTGTAAGTCAAGGCATTGCTGAGGACACTTCTGATCTGGTTTCTGGTTTTGCAACAGTTGGTGATGGACTGAGTGAATCTATTGATTACCCCAACGAATATTGGGACTCCGATGAgtatgatgacgacgatgatgttGGCTACACAAGACAACCTATTGAGGACGAGACATGGTTTTTAGCTCATGAAATTGATTACCCCAGTGATAATGAGAAGGGAACAGGGCATGGGAGTGTTCCAGATCCTCAAAGAGAGCAAAACcgagaagaagatgatgaacaATCTTTTGCAGAAGAGGATTCCTGCTTCTCAGGTGAGCGATATTTCCAATCAAAAAATGTTGGTCCAGTTAGGCCTGCAGATGATCACATAGGGCTGTCAGTGTCTGAAATGTACAGGAGAAATGATCAGAGCAACTTGATTGCCCAATATGATGGCCAgttgatggatgaagaagaacTAAATTTGATGCGTGCCGAGCCAGTTTGGCAGGGCTTTGTTACTCAAACAAATGAACTTGTCATGTTGGGGGATGGTAAAGTCCTGAATGAGTGTGGAAGGCCTCGGCCGGATGATATTTGCATGGACGATGACCAACACGGTTCAGTTCGGTCTATTGGTGTGGGGATTAACAGTGATACTGCTGATTTTGGAAGCGAAGTGCGTGAAAGTTTGATTGGAGGGAGTAGTGAGGGGGACCTAGAGTACTTCCATGATCATGATACCAGTATTGGTGGGTCCAGACACCTACCACCCATTTCAGATAAGCCTTATTCAGAGAGAtcaaagagagaaaagaaagcAGCTAAACATAGTTCTGACAAGTTTGTTACTGTGGCTGACAAAGGAAGCTATGTGCAGAAAATGAATCACTTGGATGGAGGATTCTCATTTCCCCCTCCTAGAGATGGAGAGTTAGTTCAGACAAGCTCGAGTAAGTCTTTATGGTCAAACAAGTGCAACACTGTTGTCAGTGATGAAGCTGATGATTCTCTGATGGCAAGTGATGACATGCTTGCTCCGTGGAGACGCAAAAGCAGCGAGTCTTCACCTGTCAAGAGCTCAAGAGATGAAAGCAATGCACACGTCGCAGGATCAGAAAATTCTAGCCCTTCTTCTCTTTCAAACTATGGCTATGCTGAACGGGAGCatgtgaagaaagaagagaCAAAAATAGCCAGTGCAAGAGAAGAAGACGTAGGGGCGTCACTGGAGGATGAGGAAGCAACAGCCGTACAGGAGCAAGTAAGGCAGATCAAGGCACAGGAGGAGGAATTCGAAACCTTTGATCTAAAGATTGTGCATAGGAAAAACAG AACTGGCTTTGAGGAGGACAAGAATTTCCATGTCGTTTTAAATTCAGTTTTAGCCGGGCGATATCAAGTTACTGAGTATCTTGGATCTGCTGCATTTAGTAAAGCTATCCAAGCTCACGATCTTCACACTGGCATGGATGTTTGTGTAAAGATCATAAAGAACAATAAAGATTTCTTTGACCAGAGCCTTGATGAAATAAAGCTTCTCAAGTATGTCAACAAGCATGATCCCGCTGACAAGTACCATTTACTTCGGTTGTATGATTACTTCTATTATCGA GAACATTTGTTAATTGTATGTGAGCTCCTTAAAGCAAATCTTTACGAGTTCCATAAATTTAATAGAGAATCTGGAGGAGAAGTCTACTTTACCATGCCAAGACTGCAG TCAATCACTATACAATGTTTGGAGGCTCTTCAGTTTTTGCATGGCCTTGGGCTTATACATTGTGACTTGAAACCTGAGAACATATTGGTGAAAAGCTACAGTAGATGTGAAGTGAAGGTGATTGATCTAGGAAGCAGTTGTTTCGAAACCGATCATCTTTGTTCTTATGTCCAATCTAGATCCTACCGCGCACCTGAAGTTATTTTGGGACTTCCATATGATAAGAAGATCGATATCTGGTCACTTGGCTGCATCCTAGCAGAACTTTGCACGGGAAAT GTGCTTTTTCAAAATGACTCTCCTGCCACATTACTTGCTAGGGTGATTGGTATTATAGGTCCCATTGACCAAGATTTGCTTGTTAAAGGACGAGATACTTATAAgtacttcaccaaaaatcataTGCTGTATGAACGAAATCAG gAAACAAACAGATTGGAATGCTTGATACCCAAAAAGACATCCTTGAGACATCGTTTACCAATGGGGGATCAAGGATTTATAGACTTTGTGGCTCATCTCCTTGAAGTAAACCCAAAGAAGCGTCCATCTGCCTTGGAGGCTTTAAAACATCCATGGCTGTCATATCCATACGAACCAATATCATCTTGA